The Mycolicibacterium mucogenicum DSM 44124 genomic sequence CCTCGCGAACCTGCTGCCGACGGGCACCGCGCCGCTGACCGAACAATTGCCGTCGCTGGCCATCGTGGTGCTCGCCGAGGTGTGGAAGACGACGCCGTTCATGTCGCTGCTGCTGTTGGCCGGGTTGGTGCTGGTACCGCGGGAACTGCTCGACGCGGCGCAGATGGACGGCGCGGGCCGCTGGCAGCGGTTCGCCAAAGTGACTCTGCCGCTGATGAAACCGGCCATCCTGGTGGCCCTGTTGTTCCGCACGCTGGACGCGTTCCGCATCTTCGACAACATCTATGTGCTCACGGGCGGCACCAACAACACCGGTTCGGTGTCGATCCTGGGTTACGACAACCTGTTCAAGGCGTTCAACATCGGCCTGGGCTCGGCGATCAGCGTGCTGATCTTCCTGACCGTCGCGATCATCGCCTTCATCTACATCAAGATCTTCGGTGCCGCGGCGCCCGGTGCGGAAGCCGAGGTGCGGTGACGTGAGCGGGCAGAGAAGTGGCGGCCGGTTGGCCGGCTGGGGCGTGGTCAACATCCTGGTGGTGATCTACGCGCTGCTGCCGGTGCTCTGGATCTTCTCGCTGTCCCTCAAGCCGACGTCAACGGTCAAGGACGGCAACCTGATTCCGCGTCAGATCACCTTCGACAACTACAAGGGCATCTTCACCGGCGGCGCCTTCGGCTCGGCACTGTTCAACTCGATCGGCATCGGGCTCATCACCACCGCCATCGCGGTGACGATCGGTGGCATGGCCGCCTACGCCGTGGCGCGGCTGGACTTTCCGGGTAAGCGGCTGCTGGTCGGCCTGGCATTGCTGATCTCGATGTTCCCCCAGATCTCGCTCGTGACACCGCTGTTCAACATCGAGCGCACCGTCGGGCTGTTCGACACCTGGCCGGGCCTGATCCTGCCGTACATCACCTTCGCGCTGCCGTTGGCGATCTACACCCTGTCGGCGTTCTTCCGGGAGATCCCTTGGGATTTGGAGAAGGCCGCCAAGATGGACGGCGCCTCGCCGGGGCAGGCCTTCCGGAAGGTCATCGCGCCGCTGGCCGCGCCCGGCATCGTCACGGCGGCCATCCTGGTGTTCATCTTCGCCTGGAACGACCTGCTGCTGGCGTTGTCGCTGACCGCCACCCAGCGGGCCATCACCGCACCGGTGGCGATCGCGAACTTCACGGGCAGTTCGCAATTCGAGGAGCCGACCGGGTCCATCGCCGCCGGCGCGATGGTCATCACGGTGCCCATCATCATCTTTGTTCTCATCTTCCAACGACGGATCGTCGCGGGCCTGACGTCCGGTGCGGTGAAGGGGTAGGTCATGGCCGAAATCGTTTTGGACCACGTCACCAAGAGTTACACCGGCGGGGCGACCGCAGTGCAGGACCTGTCGCTGACCATCGCCGACGGTGAGTTCCTGATCCTCGTGGGGCCGTCGGGGTGCGGAAAGTCGACGACGCTCAACATGATCGCCGGGCTCGAGGACATCAGCTCCGGCGAACTGCGCATCGGCGGGGAGCGGGTCAACGAGAAGGAGCCCCGCGACCGGGACATCGCGATGGTGTTCC encodes the following:
- a CDS encoding carbohydrate ABC transporter permease; this translates as MSGQRSGGRLAGWGVVNILVVIYALLPVLWIFSLSLKPTSTVKDGNLIPRQITFDNYKGIFTGGAFGSALFNSIGIGLITTAIAVTIGGMAAYAVARLDFPGKRLLVGLALLISMFPQISLVTPLFNIERTVGLFDTWPGLILPYITFALPLAIYTLSAFFREIPWDLEKAAKMDGASPGQAFRKVIAPLAAPGIVTAAILVFIFAWNDLLLALSLTATQRAITAPVAIANFTGSSQFEEPTGSIAAGAMVITVPIIIFVLIFQRRIVAGLTSGAVKG
- a CDS encoding carbohydrate ABC transporter permease, with product MSDTGVANTAANPERRLAYLLIAPAVLVMLAVAAYPVAYAVWLSLHRDNLAAPAETRFVGLDNYTTILTDHYWWTAFVVTLGITVVSVAIEFVLGMALAVVMHRTMFGSAVVRTAILIPYGIVTVAASYSWYYAWTPGTGYLANLLPTGTAPLTEQLPSLAIVVLAEVWKTTPFMSLLLLAGLVLVPRELLDAAQMDGAGRWQRFAKVTLPLMKPAILVALLFRTLDAFRIFDNIYVLTGGTNNTGSVSILGYDNLFKAFNIGLGSAISVLIFLTVAIIAFIYIKIFGAAAPGAEAEVR